The following are from one region of the Megachile rotundata isolate GNS110a chromosome 15, iyMegRotu1, whole genome shotgun sequence genome:
- the ThrRS gene encoding threonine--tRNA ligase — protein sequence MFGLVIGDIITVTSCIIFTDIFLLFKYLSKMKHLKKKTVATDKEAISELNPWPSYIQDRIELWNKLKAEYEESLATKSVNDITITLPDGKEVIGQSWRTTPYEIAKNISQGLADNTVIAKVNNELWDLDRPLEYDCKLELLKFDDPDAQQVFWHSSAHVLGEAMERIYGGCLCYGPPIENGFYYDMYLGDKGISNLDFPFLESLYKNIVKEKQPFERLEMTKEDLLDMFKYNEFKLRIINEKIHTPTTTVYRCGPLIDLCRGPHIRHTGKVKAIKITKNSSTYWEGNANAESLQRVYGISFPDTKQLKEWEKFQEEAAKRDHRKIGKEQELFFFHELSPGSCFFQPRGAYIYNTLVEFIRSEYRKRGFQEVVTPNIYNSKLWQTSGHWMHYAENMFSFDVEKETFALKPMNCPGHCMIFDVRNRSWRELPLRMADFGVLHRNELSGALTGLTRVRRFQQDDAHIFCAADQIKDEVTGALEFLRHVYSVFGFTFNLCLSTRPEKYLGDLAMWDQAEKALQESLDVFGDPWKFNPGDGAFYGPKIDITIMDALKRSHQCATIQLDFQLPIRFNLSYVNEAGEKTRPVIIHRAILGSVERMIAILTESYAGKWPFWLSPRQVMVIPVSSQFDDYASEVKEKLWNAGFMAEIDTDPSDTLNKKIRNAQLAQFNFILVVGEKELKAGTVNVRTRDNVVHGEVAVEDIIEQFKGYKERKDKNC from the exons ATGTTCGGGTTGGTTATAGGAGACATTATTACTGTGACATCTTGTATTATTTTCAcagatatttttcttttatttaaatatttg tcgAAGATGAAGCATTTGAAAAAGAAGACTGTCGCTACTGATAAAGAAGCAATTTCAGAGTTAAATCCGTGGCCGAGTTATATTCAG GATCGTATTGAATTATGGAATAAATTGAAAGCAGAATATGAAGAATCGTTAGCTACAAAGTCAGTTAATGATATAACAATAACTCTTCCTGATGGGAAAGAGGTTATAGGCCAGTCTTGGCGTACAACTCCATATGAAATCGCCAAAAATATTAGTCAAGGTTTAGCAGATAACACAGTTATCGCAAAAGTTAACAATGAATTATGGGATCTTGACAGACCTCTCGAATATGATTGCAAACTTGAACTTCTTAAATTTGATGATCCAGATGCCCAACAAGTTTTTTGGCATTCTAGTGCTCATGTTTTAGGAGAAGCAATGGAAAGAATATATGGTGGTTGTTTATGTTATGGTCCTCCAATAGAAAATGGGTTTTACTATGACATGTATCTTGGTGATAAAGGAATTTCAAACCTTGATTTTCCGTTTTTGGAAAGTCTGTACAAGAATATAGTCAAAGAGAAACAACCATTTGAAAGATTAGAAATGACAAAGGAAGATCTTTTGGATATGTTCAAGTATAATGAATTTAAACTTCGAATTATTAATGAGAAGATTCATACACCTACTACTACAGTTTATAGATGTGGTCCATTAATAGATTTGTGCAGAGGACCACACATTAGACATACTGGAAAAGTTAAAGCAATTAAAATCACCAAAAACTCTTCCACCTATTGGGAAGGAAATGCTAATGCAGAATCTTTACAGAGAGTATATGGGATCAGTTTTCCAGATactaaacaattaaaagaatgGGAGAAGTTTCAAGAAGAAGCTGCCAAACGAGATCatcggaaaattggaaaagaacAAGAACTATTTTTCTTCCATGAACTTTCCCCAGGATCCTGCTTCTTTCAACCACGTGGAGCTTATATTTACAATACTCTAGTTGAATTTATTCGTTCTGAATACAGAAAGAGAGGTTTCCAAGAAGTAGTTACACCTAATATCTACAACAGTAAATTATGGCAAACATCTGGTCATTGGATGCATTATGCAGAAAACATGTTTTCGTTTGATGTTGAAAAGGAAACGTTTGCGCTTAAACCAATGAATTGTCCTGGTCATTGCATGATCTTTGATGTTCGTAATCGCTCTTGGCGCGAATTGCCATTAAGAATGGCAGATTTTGGCGTATTGCATCGGAACGAGTTATCTGGTGCGTTAACGGGGCTTACCAGGGTAAGGCGTTTCCAACAAGATGATGCGCATATATTCTGTGCAGCTGATCAAATTAAGGATGAAGTGACCGGTGCACTTGAATTTTTACGGCATGTATACTCTGTATTTGGCTTTACATTTAATTTGTGTTTGTCTACAAGACCTGAAAAGTATTTAGGAGATTTAGCCATGTGGGATCAGGCTGAAAAAGCGCTACAAGAAAGTTTAGATGTATTTGGAGACCCATGGAAATTTAATCCAGGAGATGGAGCATTTTATGGCccaaaaattgatataacaatTATGGACGCGCTTAAAAGATCTCATCAATGTGCCACCATTCAATTGGATTTCCAATTGCCAATTAGATTTAATTTATCTTATGTAAA TGAAGCTGGAGAGAAAACAAGGCCAGTAATCATACACAGAGCTATTCTGGGTTCTGTTGAAagaatgattgcaattttaactGAATCTTATGCTGGGAAATGGCCTTTTTGGTTATCTCCACGCCAAGTTATGGTCATTCCAGTAAGTTCTCAGTTTGATGATTATGCATCTGAGGTGAAAGAAAAACTTTGGAATGCCGGATTCATGGCGGAAATTGATACGGATCCAAGTGacactttaaataaaaaaattcgaaatgctCAACTTGCACAATTTAACTTTATTCTTG TTGTTGGAGAAAAGGAACTGAAAGCTGGTACAGTGAATGTACGAACCAGAGATAATGTGGTACATGGGGAAGTTGCAGTAGAAGATATAATCGAGCAATTCAAAGGatataaagaaagaaaagataaaaattgttaa